From the Hevea brasiliensis isolate MT/VB/25A 57/8 chromosome 13, ASM3005281v1, whole genome shotgun sequence genome, the window TTTTCTCTCTTTTCCTCCCTTTTCTCATTGAACAAGATTTGAAACAGAAAAAAGATTTGTCATGAATTATATGATTTTCTTACTCTTGACCCGTGGTCTAGGTGGTATGATGTCACTATTGGTGAAGTCCAAAACAGAGGACTCAGTGAAATGTGAAGTTGTTGATGGTGGAGAACTTAAGTCTAGGCGTCATCTAAATGTTAGAGGAAAAAGCGCAACACTGCCTTCCATCACTGGTTGGACCTTGAATTACCTTTGATATCATTTATTTATTCCCTGAAGCTTTACCTTTTGTTTCCATTTTTGGCCCCAGGATGGGGATGTTGTTTTTGTAAATGAACTTACTTGTTTGTGATATTTTCCTGCAGAAAAGGATTGGGATGACATAAAATTTGGGGTGGACAATAAAGTTGACTTCTATGCAGTTTCCTTTGTAAAAGATGCACAAGTAGTTCATGAATTGAAGAACTATCTTCAAAGTAAAATCTGTTTGGATCTTATATTACAAAGTAAATTTGAGTCACATGCATGATAATCAAGCTAAATTTAACATGCATGATGTTTTCTGCGTCCTGGCAGGCTGCGGTGCAGATATACATGTGATTGTAAAGATTGAAAGTGCAGATTCTATAGCAAATTTGCATTCAATAATCACAGCATCTGATGGGGTAACAACCTGAATCCTTGCATAGCATATTTTAGCTGCTAATAAACTTTTGGAtttaattttgagttgaattgattttgtgaatAGTAGTTTTTGAATATTGAGCTTGGTGTACTTGTATGCCATAGAATTTCTTAGTTTGAACTAATAAGCTTTAACTCAATGGTACTGGAGTTCTCAAGTTTGACCTCCAATTTGGAGCCAAAAAAAGATTTTATCAGTTTCAAACCTGCATTTTAGTGAATAAGGAACAAGAACGATTTCTTTCTGCTATTGTTGCTGAGGACAACTTGGTATCATAATATTACACAATGTATTTGTTTGGGGTGTTTATGCATGGTTTGGTTGCATGAATATATCAAGAATCTAATTAGCTCCAGTATTGATATCACAAGAACTTTTTGGTCAGAGTGGGTGCTGAGCACTCTAAATTTTCCATAATTTTTGTGCTGAATGTAGTATGTACTCTTCTTATATAGGCAATGGTTGCAAGAGGAGACCTTGGTGCAGAGCTCCCCATTGAGGAGGTTCCACTTTTGCAGGTAATTTTGTTTCTTAGAGAGTGATAACTGATGACAGTATTGTATTAGCATGGATGTGAATTTGAGTGACTTTCTATCTAAACTATAGGAAGAAATTATCAGACTGTGCCGAAGCATGGGGAAGGCTGTTATTGTGGCAACAAATATGCTGGAAAGCATGATTGTTCATCCAACTCCAACCAGAGCAGAGGTATCTGATATTGCCATTGCAGTTCGTGAGGGTGCTGATGCAGTAATGCTTTCTGGAGAAACTGCTCATGGAAAGTGAGTTGGTTTTCTCATTGTGTACATTGTAAGTGCAATTATATATTGAAAAGTCTCAATGAAGAAATTTGATGTCCTTGCAGATTCCCATTGAAAGCTGTGAAAGTTATGCACACAGTTGCATTACGAACTGAAGCAACCATAGCTAGTGGTACAATGCCACCAAATCTTGGTCAAGCGTTCAAGGTACCTGACATTAAGTCTATTgtcttttatttttatcatttctttGGTTCCTTTGGATTGTCAATCTGACATCTTGCTTTATGTAGAACCACATGAGCGAGATGTTTGCGTATCATGCAACCATGATGTCAAACACTCTCGGAACCTCAATTGTTGTCTTCACCAGGACTGGCTTCATGTCTATATTACTGAGCCATTATCGACCTTCTGGCACTATTTTTGCCTTCACAAATGAGTGAGTTTCTTGTGTCCCTAAATTTCAAATTTGTCACTGTTCAGTTACTCTGGCTCTTACCTCAGCTAAAGATGCACGAGTATTGGATCTTAATAGGTTGTAAGCATAAAAATGGTGCTTTTGATTATCTTCTTATTTATCCTGGACTGGTCTCATAAAAGTCCTCTTGGTGTTTTAATATTTCAGTGCCTATAaagtataaaaatattaaactgcTGACTTAATGAGCTGCTGCTGTAAATTTGTTAGAACTGCATAGATCAGCCATTTATAGGAAAATATAGCTGTTTCTTCCCGCAGAAGGGGGAAAAGAAAAAGATTAGTCCATGTAAAAGAAGTggtatttcagtttttgagagtTTGACCACTTGCACGATTTTTAATGACCATGCAGGAAGAGAATACAACAGAGATTGGCTTTGTACCAAGGAGTTTGTCCCATATACATGCAGTTTTCAGATGATGCAGAAGAAACATTTGCAAATGCCTTATCAGTGCTCAAGGTAAGTTTTAATAGGACAAGTTCATCCAAATCTTTCTAATTAGCTAGGAATTGAGGTGTACTTACCAGCTTATCTGCTTTTTTACTTTGGGTTTTTGTTTACAGAATCAAGGGATGGTAAAGGAAGGGGAGGAAGTTGCACTTGTTCAGAGTGGCAGACAACCAATCTGGCGGTTCCAATCTACACACAATATTCAGGTCCGGAAAGTGTAGTCAAAGAAAGATGATAAACTTACTATGGCATTTTAGATTAGGATAATTTATGGAGTTCTTATCTGAGCACTAAATGACTTCCGTTGTGGGATTGCCATCATTCCAGCTCGTTGTGTCTGCTTCCTAGGTTTTAACAGGATTATTTCTTAACGGTTTATTTTGTCTTCTCTTTTTCCCTGATACGCACGTGTTATATGATGCTTTAGAACAAGTCGCAGTTGAATGAAAATTTTTCCCAAGAGTCATGGCATACAATTATTACAGCTGCAAATTGTGGAAGTTCTATCGTACAAAAATCAATCCTGTTGGATCTAAGTTTTTACAGTTGTTATGTTTAAATAAAAGAGTAGAAGAAAATGGTCTACGGAAAAGAAGTGTCCCCATTTTATTGACTTTGTCAAGCAAATCAAAGACCGGCTACATTGTTTCATTTAATTTGCTAGCAAGCAAAGCAATGCTAGTGCTGTCATATTCACACACTTTTCAGAATGGAGGAACTATATCCATTCTTATCATCTTAGAACTTTGATCAGAGTATGATACCTCCATACTTAGGTGACTTCTTTATTGCTGGAAGAATTTGAGAAGTCAGCACATCTGGTGGAATGTACCCTCTTCCAGCTGCCTCAGGAGCTGCCGGCAAACCCATAAATATTTCCTTGCATTTATAGAAGTGGTCCATCGATTCCATGAGTTAATGATGTTGTTAATGTTACCAGAACTATATTGGCAGGGAGGATTGCTATAAAACTGAACCCAAACATGGTCAAAAAGACCCGTATTAAGGGCAGTCCCTAAGTTTCTATCAGGGAATGGACATTGGGGAGTTGTAGATACACCTTCTTGCCTGGCTTGCTATATGCAGATAAGCAGCGTGAGAGATCCTCCCAGTACAGGGTTGAACCCTGCTCTATGTCAAAATCAATACCATCCAATACAACATCACCCAGGGGACGGGAAGACGATTTCCCACCCAAAAAATTATTCCACAAATAGTCTGCTACGTTTCTTGCATCAGCTTGAGAGGCCAAAGTGTAGCTTCCAATGCCACCGCCAAGAGAAAGCATCACCTTAATTCCTTGCTTTTGGCAACTCTTGATGCCATTGCTGACAATGATGCAACCATTGGTTGCTGGGTTGCAATTTCCGACAAGATTGATTTCAGGGGTTTGACCATTACCAAATTTGTTGAGGAACGCTATGTTTACATAAGAATATTTCCCTGTGGCACAAGTTTCTGCTAGAGTTCATTGCCGTTTTGATCCCAATAAATGGTTATTCCACTGGAATGGGAGGCTATAACCAGTGAGATTACTTGGAGAGGAAGAAGGATGGCTTAGGGTTTTGTGGCCATCATTGCCAAGTAAATGAACACTAGTTATTGGTTCTATGCCTTTATAATGCCGATGAATGGTCCTGGTCCCTTATATAGAGTAGTACAAGGGTAGCTTCAGTGGGAAATTAAATAAAAGCATCACCaaccaaaacccaaaaaataaatgcaaaaagtAGGGCTATAGACTGAGTTGTTATTCCTTTTCAATATTTGCATAGCTGGGGGAGCCGATTTAGCTGACTGGAAATCTGCTTTCGGAAAAATAGATATGCAAATTGTCAACTAGAAATGGTGAGCTCATGTGCAATTAGATTGTGGATATGTAAGGAGCCCCAAAGGCAGGGTTTGATTTGCTAAGCTTTGGCGTTGACCAATACGAGTTCGCTAGTGATCATCTTAACAAAGCCATGCATGATGGACTCCGACTTTTCTATTGAGGATGGAGGATAATGGGCTTGTCCTGAAGATATTATTGATTCCAACGAACAAATGGCAGCTGGTGGAATTAATCTCTGTTAGGAAATAttcaattttgaattcatttttaaaaatgatagaaaaattataattatgtgTAAATAAAGACAATTTAATCGTATAATGTTTAAATAAGTCAACCCTTTACGGGACTGAAAGCACTTTCTGTCAGGTCATGCTTGCAATTGTCTTGCAGGACAGCCATCAGTCGACGACCAACAATGCTACCCAAAACCAAACAATGGCACCAGATCATTAAAGCAAGCCCAGAAAGGTCCCTATGAAGAGGAATCATGCATTTGCCATCCCTGGTAGCTCACTATGAAGCAAGTGAAAATCCCAATAATCGATCTCTATATTGCAACCCAATGATCATATGTAAGCATAAATAAAAGTTTTGCCATCCTAGACGAGTGATTTACAGATTCATGTTTTACAAGATCTGTGTACTATCCTACGTCTAAAACTTTTATCAATGTGTGGTGCAAAATCCGACATATGTTTCATCATGGTTTTAAATCGCGATCACGGTCACAATCGCGGTCGCGGGTAACAAAAACGAGCCCGTAATGGTCGTAACATAACGGTAATTGTATAGCACTAcgcaaatttttttaaaaattttgtaaagTTCACGAAGtgagtataaaaaaaaaatatgcccCTACTTGTAACTGTTGATTACTCATTAAGTAACGGTTGTCACTACCATTACATCCTCAAATTTTTTTCGCCATTAAATAATAGCCATATCGATAACGGTAGTTAAAAATTCCTATAAATAACACGACCGTTATTTGAATCCATGTGTTCCATAGAAAGGTTCATCATGAAAGCTCGACATCTAACCCACCTCAATTCACTCTTAGCAATAGTGACTCAAATGGAAGCAGGGAATATTGGATCAAAACAGGTGCAGACTGTTAGTATTACCCAAAATTTGAGCTTTACTGAAATTCCAGGAAGAAATTGGAAAGGATAAAGAAGACAATTGCACTTTGATAAATAAATATGTGCTAATATCTTCCACAAATCCTTGGAATCAAAACTAAACAAAACATAATTCATATTACTTTCAGTTCCTTGGCATTCCATAACTTTGCTTGGTTATCTGAACCAATTCAAATAATGAATTATTAAAATACTAAAACATCATAGAATAGTATTCCTAATTAAACCACGGTGACAGCACAAAAAAGAACAACTAAATTCCACCAGTTATGGAGTTTGATACTCCTCGACCTTGTCATTGAAAGTAATTCCCTATCATAGCAGTTGAAATCATTCCACTTCTTGCGGAAAAAAAGAATTTACGTTTCAATTCGTCGTCGAGGTGGTATTCTGAAAGGGTCTGGAAAACACAGAGGAAGTATCCCTCTCGTTCACGAAGGAAAGGGAAATGTCATAAAAATGTCAAACTCTCAGTTCTACTCCACATGGACTTCAGCACATGGATCGGGTTAGTAAGCACCTTAGAGGGAAGGGCACTTTGACCGCTTACCTATATCATTGGGATCTTAACACACTCCGTCATTGAATTAACTCCATCCTAAACGACACTTTATAAGGAAATGAATGCCTAAGTCATATATCCATCAATTTATTCCAACCAAGCTTAAGCTCATATCCACCAACTCCAATAAACAGAAGTTGCAAACGATAGCGTTCAAGAAATTAAGTAGCCAAGCAAATCTTCAGGTTGGAATTCCCAGGTTGAACTTTTCCCCCACTCATAAATCCTGCAGAAGGAAAATTCCAGGAGTAAACTTGGGAGTTGGGACAAGATATTGGACCAACTAATTCATTGAAGACTTTGGAGTTGGGCAAATTATTGAGTATACCGGTGCACTAAAAAATAGTGCACCTTACACTCATATAAAAATAGTTATATCTTGAACGCAGAAAAATGAGATCTATTATTTTGTAAGTGAAGGTATACATATATTAAGTGTACCTAATAATTTGCggagttattattttttttttataatgatagcatttcatttcttaaaatcaaattatatATAACATTGTTCTCTAATTAAGCCACCTTTCTTGGGCGTGAACGTCTAGGTACAAAAACTGGAACTAAGAAGGGCTTGTTACTTCGTATCAATATTTTATCTAGTCATGATGACATCCATTTTGCATCATCAAATAGTCTATGCCACCATAACATTGATGATTCTTTGAATCCCAGAAGGCATTTAGGTATATGCTCAATATACAATAAATAATTGGATGAGGTTTAATTAATCTCAAGAGTTATAAACGACTTAAAAGTcgaacaaaaaaaatatatatataactggTAAATAAATGAGGGAGGAAGGTTCAATGGAAAGGATTGTTGGGGGAAGTTGATGGCGGATGATGAAGACATGGTGATtgataaatccaatgcttgttgatCTCACGTACCAGGATATCACCTGCAAAAAAATTAGGCTCTCATCGctttagccaaaaaaaaaaaaaaaagacggaGACAAACGAAACCACTTGGAAATATTTTGTTAACCCATTTTATAGTTGAGCTTtatgatataaatataaattaagtaGGTCATAGGACCATGTTTTATTGGCTAATAACTTATAATCACACTGCGCTTTTTATAGATGAACTATATTCAGTGTCAAATGCCTTGCTTCAGAGCATGACTCCTCCATACTTGGGGGAACTCTTGATAGATGGAAGAACCGGAGAAATGAGCACATCGGCTGGGATGAATCCACCACTAGAGGCCGCCTCCGGTGCTGCAAGTAGCCCTAAAGACACTTGGCTCGCTTGATCCATTGGTTCCATGCAATCAAGAGATTGTTAGCATCACCGATATATTGACATTGATCATTGTTATAGAATTGGACCCACACATAATCGAATAGGCCAGTGTTAATTGCGGCGCTTAGACGAGCATCAGGGAAGGGACACTGAGGAGCTGCCGATAAGGACATGTTCATTTGTTTAAGGGCCCTAGCAAGAACATCCCAGAATTGACCTGAAGCAGCTCCctcaatatcaaaatcaataCCATCCAAAATGGCATCCCCTAGTTGACGTGAATTGGACGTACCACCAAGGAAGTTATTCCAAAGATACTTAGTAACATCGTTTGCATCATCGGCCTATGAAAGAGAGTAGTCGCCACTTTCTCCTCCAATGGACGATAGGACTTTGATGTCCTGACCTTGGCAAGCTGTAATATCAGAGCTTAAACCAGTGCAACCATTAGGACAATGACCTGCTAGATTCAACTCAGGAGTTTGAGTTTTTTACCTGTAACAGAAAAAATAATACACAAAAAAGAGTGAATTTGAACTTAATTATAAAAAAGGTGAAATTATGCTGAGTTAAAAGTTTTTAAGGCAGAAAGCTAATTAAAATAGGTTTTGACAGTGAAATAATAGTATTTATTGTCGGATATTATTCATAACAGCTTGCAaccaatttcaattaaaaattattaaataaaataatttaaaaaattgaaagaaagttGGACGTTTTCATAGGTAGtgtctaactttttttttttgttagtggctttattttatatttttaaataaaatataaatattattttaataaataatgttataataattaatattaatagaaaaaaataattaattattaaattattaattttattttaataattatgtaaaaatatatattaattgagtaataaaataatattattattttaataattaaacatgtagtaataaaattaatattgactAAATACACACATTAACTAAgacaaataaaatttttaaaattgattcagccATTGAACTGGTGAGACAAAAAATTTAAGAGTTAAGATTTAGCTTGAGTCGAAACTTGATTTAACTAGTAtattatgaaataaatattaattatttttataaaattaataattaggaaaaattaatagcaatgcttaattataattagtaatatattattttttaaaataattattaaaataaaattaatgacatttaaatttaataattaattttttttgaaataattattaaaacaaaATTAACAATATTTCATATTGTagctttttttaatttaaaattttattaaatatttagtaatttattattttctaaaagtaattattaaataaaattaataacattttatattttaattttttattaaattaaaatttaatttaatataattttaaattaaaaataatttttataataaaaatattataacctaaaatattaattattataacattatttattaaaataatatatatattttaaattgaaaTCAGTTACACATTTTTCATAATAGCGTTCCACCCTCAAAATGCTATCATAAttaacattttatttttaaaatttttatctccgcacaatttatccaattttaataattaagttaaaatttaccttttttttagtataataatttttttttattacactccTCTGATAAATCTAGACAAGAAAGTTATGTTCACGTATTGATAGTTTCCTGAGGCACAACACAAGTTCGGCCAAGGTGCCTTGTTGCCATTTTGGCCCCAGCAGATGGCAATGCCTGCTCCAGAAGAGGGGTTGCATAAGGTAAGAACTAAAAGGGAGATGGGCTGTGAATAGTGATAGGCCATTTTCTTGGACATCTAACCCGTAACTAGCTTGATCTATGCCTCAACCGCGGTGGAGAGAGTATACCTATTTGTAGCCGAGGCTTGCGGCAGTAATGCATGTGTAGCTCCAAGCATTTGATTGGTTTAATTTTCAATCGTATTAATCGGGGCGGAATTAGAAATTTACTTTTTgggtaaaatataaatattaataaaaaaattaaataaaatctttatatatataacttttccatgaatattttattatttctttcataattcattttcttttaatttaatttgtaaaaaaaaaaattttaatcctGGTATTTACAACAtcctaattatttatatttttgaaattaattataattcattaatttaatatcataatatttttaaattaaatttcaagaataaTAATTAATAGTGCCGTTGCTCTCAAAGTATTTCTTACTCGCTGATTGTATATCTGTGAAATAATTTATCTTactcaatttatatatatatatatatatatatatatatatatatatatatatatatatatatattgaattactCATATGATCTATTAAAAGTATTTCTTACCAtcaaaacttttaaattttattatatttaataaatttagacattattttataattatcacACTTATTACATTAATAATTATTGTACCAATTATTTTAACAATTCACATCTAACATGTAATTCATTAGTTTCCTTACTTATGAAATTGATTTTCAAATTACAAGCATCGAAAGTAATTTTTACAAATGAAAATTGTGAGAATTTCATTGCGATATTGTTGTTGAATAATtttgattctctctctctctctctctctctctctctctctctctctctatatatatatatatatatatataaagtgattatataatatttttaaaaaataaaaattcaacgagcacaattaaaattagaataagaatttattattttatgatatttttttatttaattattattatatattaaaattttatatgtatTATTGTCTTTTTgagataatttattattttatataatatttttttcataaaaaaattattctgcCAAACAACAAAGAAGGGTAACATgcgcatatttaaaaaaaaaaaaaaaaatccttcccTCTCCCCCAACCTGTACGTCGGTCCTCAGCTAGTCAGGCCTGTGCGTGTCCAATGGACCAACGGTGTAAATAGAAAATGAAGTTCCTTGGTTGGAAATAAGTGTGTAGTTTCCTTTTGCTGTCAAACTCTATATATAAGGACTTAAAACTAAAAGGGCTCCACTCCATTCTAATTGGTCTACACGTCCTATTGTTTGTCATTCTTTCAcacagaagaaaaaaaaaaaaaaaaaaaaaaaaatgtttgttCTGTACGTTTTGTGTAATTTAATGAACATAAATTTGATTTTGCTTGGCCAGTATTCTACCACTCATTCATTGTAAACAAGCTCTTAAAGACTAAAACCATGGCACGTCAATGGAATTAATGCTCCAAAGGGCTCGAATTATATGATGAACTAAATTGGTATTTATAATTAGAAACagtttgatttatttttcttttcattaatttaaaatataggccACAAGCCCACCATAAACTCATTTGCAAGGAGAGGGCAGAAGAGAAGATAATAAAGGCTAAAACAACGCATGAGTTGCATTGTATGCAGGGTATGATTATTTTGAATTTGTGTACACAATTtaagtaattttatataaattttaacgtaaatatttaattaaataattattaattttatatgatGCTTTGGAACAAGTCGCAGTTGAATGAAAATTTTTCCCAAGAGCCATGGCATACAAATATAATCATTGTTAATGCTGCAAATGTGGAAGCTCTATTGTACAAGTCAATCCAGTTGAATCTGAATTTTTACAAttgttatatttaaaataaaagagtAGAAGAAAATGGCCTACTTCAAAGACATGAGTTCCCATTTCATTGAATTTCTCAAGTAAATTAAAGACTGGCTACAGACCTATTTTACCGCAGCTTACCTTGCCTGCTAGTTTTGTTCTGATATTTATCAGCTGTTTTATtaagaattaaatattaattattattagttaattattattagttaattatttatataatgatttaaatataaatattttgtaaaaataattattaaattaattgttCAATATAAAAATAGTGATATTATTTTTTTTGACCCTACTCAAAACACCATCTTAGAAGAGATAACGTTTTATGATTCTCTCTCAATTTTTAAACACTAATATAAATACTTATataattgaataataaaaataagagaTATAATATTTTGATTTTGGTTAAAATACTAAACACCACCTTAAACGCCGTTGCTAAATAGGCCTTTATGTTTTTTGTTATCTCTCATGTACTCAGGAGCTGAATAATTTTTCTGCAGAAAGGAGAAATAGTCACTTTGCAAGAGATTATTTCATCCAACTGATATATGTATAACGAAATTTCATGCAACTGTTatatatgtaattaattattttaatcattaaTTATGATGAATTCATAAAACTTACCATAATCAATAGTTATAACAAAATTTTTATACATACAATGATTGTATTTTATAGTTTCTCAAATTAAAGTGACTTCCCGATACTGTAAATCTATGAGCCTTACTTAACCAAGTGTTCAAACACATTAAATTATATGGAACTAGCCTTGCTCTTTATTGTTGAATTTGTGCTTGCCACAAAATTTGTAAAATGTGTGTTGTTTATCCTATTTaagtaatttaaaattcaatatattcatcagcatggtttttcaattttcATAATTATTGTACTTAGCGAGATTAATACCTGTCTATCTCGGAATAGACTAGAATTTTGACTCTGGGCTAGCCAAGAATTTTCACATTTCAGGGTCAATTTTCAGATTGGGATTCTACAATTTAGGATAGCTGAGTTTGAACTAGTCGTAGCAGCCTAAATTTGTTCCAACCAAGCTTAAGCTCATACCCACCAAGTCTAATAAACGGAACTTGCAAATGATAGCGTTCAAGAAAGTAAGTTAAGTAACCAATAAATCTTCAGGAGTGAAATTCCAAAGTTAGTTCCgatgttgaattttttttctgCCACTCATCAGAAATCCTACAGAAGGAAAATTCCAGGAGTAGATAGGCTCTCAACAATTCAATGACTTAAAAGAAAAAGCACTTAGcattattatttttatcaatttcatAATTCAGAAAAGAAAAACCACTTAGCAATATTATTTTAATCCATTTCATAATTCagctttataatatttattgtaattcataaaattataaatataaattaagcaGGTCTTATATATATGACCATGTTTTATTGGCTAATAACTTGATCACACTGCGCTCTTTATAGATGAACTATATCCATTGTCATAGAACTTGCTCCAGAGCATGACTCCTCCATACTTTTGTGAACTCTTGATAGATGGAAGAACCTGAGAAATGAGCACATCTG encodes:
- the LOC110646562 gene encoding plastidial pyruvate kinase 2, whose translation is MAQVMATGSIHGSLLCRSSGSLQARVDKLKPSSFASKVLASEENKREKNCLKIAPRSTQIAAAKRSVRAEPEVIPVSPEDVPQKEDQVLHLQQLGYTSVGVWSKPTVRRKTKIVCTIGPSTNTREMIWKLAEAGMNVARLNMSHGDHASHQKVIDLVKEYNAQSKDNVIAIMLDTKGPEVRSGDLPQPITLTPGQEFTFTIRRGVGTADCVSVNYDDFVNDVEVGDMLLVDGGMMSLLVKSKTEDSVKCEVVDGGELKSRRHLNVRGKSATLPSITEKDWDDIKFGVDNKVDFYAVSFVKDAQVVHELKNYLQSCGADIHVIVKIESADSIANLHSIITASDGAMVARGDLGAELPIEEVPLLQEEIIRLCRSMGKAVIVATNMLESMIVHPTPTRAEVSDIAIAVREGADAVMLSGETAHGKFPLKAVKVMHTVALRTEATIASGTMPPNLGQAFKNHMSEMFAYHATMMSNTLGTSIVVFTRTGFMSILLSHYRPSGTIFAFTNEKRIQQRLALYQGVCPIYMQFSDDAEETFANALSVLKNQGMVKEGEEVALVQSGRQPIWRFQSTHNIQVRKV